The sequence GACGACTTCAGGTGGCTCGAAACTATCTTCAAGCAATAATTGCTCGCGCAACGATTGCTGAATAGCGACGGCTTCTTTTGCAGTCACATCCCAGGCATGCGTTTGTAACCACTTACTATAAATTTTATTACGCACGTTTCTTGATAAAGCCGATAAATAGGTCTATTAAATTAAGAATACGGGTGATCGGCTTCAACATCCATCTCTTGGAGGAACATACTTATGGATAATCGTTGGACCAGCCGTATTAAATTATGCATGAATGTTGTTATACATTATTCTCCTTTAGGCCTTATTCGAGGTAAAACTCGCGATATCAGCCTACAGGGAATGTTTGTGGAATTACCCAATATTTATCTCGGTAGCGACGAAGACATCGAAATCACGTTTTCGCCACCATTTGGCAAAACACCGCGCCCAGCCTGCGTAAAGGCACGAGTCGTCCACAGCACCGATAACGGTATTGGCCTAAAGCTTCAGAATTACCAGTTAAGTTACTTCTAAACTCTCTCCTTTGTCTAACCCAGGCGCCGGTTGTTTCTAATAACCGGCGCCTTCTGGGTGTTGTGTCTTTGCAACAGTTTTCATTTCCTTCAGATTGTCGTCTAATAGCACAATAGACCGGCAACAATTATGCATTGTCGTATTCCCATAACCAACGAAGGTGATGACAAGGTGAAGAACGCTTTTTCCAGATTGATAGTCATTTTTGGCTTTATACTCTGCTCACCGCTGATGGCGGCTACGTCGTATGTATCAGACGATTTCGAGATTACCTTACGCTCTGAAAAAGGTAGCGGTAAAAAAATCCTGAAAATGTTAGCGACCGGCACGCCGTTGGAAGTACTGGAAAGAGACGACGAGGAAGGATATGCGCTGGTACGCACCAGTTCGGGAACAGAAGGCTGGGTGCTGACACGATACCTGAGCGCGCAACCTGTCGCGAAAACTCGCCTTGAAGCAGCCACTGATCGCATGCAGAAAATGCGCACAGAGATTAAGGAGCTGAAAGACCAGGTTGACGAGCTCAAGTCATCTAACGCAAACCTTGAAAAATCCAGCACCAAACTTTCCAAGAACGAAGAAAAACTGCAAAAAGAAATTGAGACGATTAAAAAGGTTTCTTCCGACCAACTCGCCTTGTATGAGGAAAATCAGCAGTTGAAAAGTGAACTGCTTACGCTGCGACGCGATATTCAAAATGTGCAACAGGAAAAAATTCGACTGGAAGACGATTCGGCAAAAGACTGGTTCTTAATAGGCGCCGGTGTTTGCATCGCTGGCATTATTGGCGGACTGGTAATGCCAAATGTCACCTCGCGCCGTCGTTCGAGCTGGAGCTCACTATAGGCTTTAGGCGGCACGGCTTGCCTGGTCCCGGGTTTCAGTCTTCATGGTGAATGTAAACGTTGAACCATATCCTGGTTTGCTTTTCAGGCTAACATTCCCGCCCATGAGAGCGACCAGTTGCATCACGATGGCCAGACCCAATCCGGTTCCGTCATACTCACGCGTTGATGTATTGTCTGCCTGCGAGAAGGATTCAAATATCTGTTGTTGCTTATCCGCGGCAATACCTATTCCTGTGTCGGTAATCGCAAATTTGAGAATTTTCTGTCCGCCGACCTGAGTTGTCATCGATACATCCAATTCAACTTTTCCCCTCGGCGTGTAAATGACAGCATTACTTACCAGGTTCATGAGAATCTGCTTGAGACGCTCAATATCTCCATATACATCCGAGGGAATAGCCGATTCTATTGAATAGTTGAGCTGTATACCTTTTTCCTGTGCCTTACTCTCGAATACGAAAAATACTTCGGCAATAAGATCTCTTAGATTAAAAAGCTCATTGTCCAGTGTCACCTTCCCCGCATCCAGATCCGCATACGCTAAAATCTGATCCATGGTTGAGACCAGTCTGTCAGTACTGTCAGCAATAGTGCTTAAATTTTCTTTATCATTCTCCGTCATGTGTGGGTTTAGTTGCATCACATATGCAATCCCGGAGATACCATTTAACGGTGTACGTAATTCATGGCTGATGTTTGACAGAAACTGGCTTTTTGCAATCGTAGCTGCTTCCGCCCTTTCCTTTGCCATACGCAAACTTTCCTCAACTTTTACGCGCTCACGGATCTCTCCTTCCAACATCCTGGCATATTTATCAGATATGCTTTTTGTGGTGAATATTGGCAAAAATATGGACAGCAAAATCATAAAAGAAAACGCAGCGGAGAAACCTAGCACTGCCATGTCGGGAAGTGGTCGGAGAAAGGGGAAATCAAGAAAATGTATGCCGTTCACTAGCAACAAGGCCGAATAGACCTTGGTCATATATTTTTCCTTTACCGAAATGAAACACTTTAGTGCTGCATATAACATCGGAAAGGCAACGGCGATCGCAGTAGGTGCACTGACCAGGGTAAAGCTAGCACCTGTGGCATCCAGAGCAATGGATGCGGATACACCTATTGCGAACAACATCAGGAAGCGAGTATAAGGAAGTCGTATCTCTGCTGTCTTTTCCATTATCAGTGCTAACAACATGGAACAGACAAAATAGGTAGAAAATGCCAGGGTAATTTCCAGGGCGCTTTTGTCCAGCATCCCCTGCAGACCGAAATTGACAAAGGTTCCTACCCACAATCCCATCGACAGAAGATAAAGCCTGTTCTTATAAAAAAACCACAGATTCGTCATCAGTATAAAATTGACGACTATAATTCCCGCATAAAAAAGTAAAAGTGGTTTTAGTATTTCCATTCTGCCGTCCATTACATGTAAAAGCTCCTTTCATTTTTCGGCGATAATCGACAATTCTTGATTCTGTTTTTATCTAACAATTTATCGAGCAATTCCGGCCTCGACAGCTCGGGGTCAGAAAGAATATATTTTGAATGAAAATTCCTACAATTCGATGAGGATTTTGAGCGAAATGAAAATACACCTGCTGCAGGTAGTGAATACTATGATGATTGTAAAAAATTATTTAACTATAGGCTAAGCACAGATATGACGAACAAATTGAAATACAGTGCTGAGCGGCCTTTATACTAGCTGTCGCCCAGCGAAGGCGTGAGACAAAGTGCCACTATCAAGATGTTCAAGCTCACCACCAACAGGCACACCGTAAGCAATACGACTCACCCGTATATTAAAGTTGTGCGCCATTTGTGAGATGTAATGTGCGGTCGTCTCGCCTTCCACAGTAGAAGATAGTGCGAGTATGATTTCGTCCACGCCACCTTCTCGCAGACGATTCTCCAACTGCCCGAGTTCGAGTTCGTCGGGACCAATGCCGTCTAAAGGTGACAAGCGCCCCATCAACACGAAATACATACCGCGAAATCCGGTCGACTGTTCAATTGCCACCAGGTCTGCCGGACTTTCCACCAGACACAGACTATTCGGATCACGTCGCTCGCTACTGCAGATATCGCAAATCTCAGTTTCGCTAAAATTTCGACACCGTTGACAGTGACGAATTTTTTCCAGCGCATCGTTAATCGCTATATACAAGGTTCGCGCGCCTTGACGATTGCGCTCCAGTAAATGCATCGCCATGCGTTGGGCAGTTTTTTGCCCAACGCCTGGCAAGCAGCGCAATGAATCAATCAGATGTTTTAGCGAAGGCGTAGACATGGATTCTATAAGCGTTAGAAAGGAAGCTTGAAACCTTCTGGCAGATTCATACCGCCAGTTAATCCGGCCATCTTGTCGCGCGTGGTTTGTTCCAGTACGCGATTGGCGTCATTCATTGCCGCTGCAATCAGGTCTTCCAGCATTTCCTTGTCTTCTTCCATCAAAGAAGGATCGATAGTCACGCGACGAACATCGTGACGCCCGGTGACAACAACTTCCACCATGCCGCCACCGGCCTTGCCAGTGACTTCCAAGTTGGCTATTTCTTCCTGCGCCTTCTGCAGATTGGCCTGCATTTGTTGCGCTTGCTTCATCAGATTGCCTAAACCACCTTTCATTGCTTTCTCCTCATGTATTACTAGTCTGTCAGTTGTACTGAATCAGGGTCCAGTACCGCATCGAATGTTTTAACCATAGATTGAACCGCCGGATCGTCACCAAAACGTTTTACCGCGTCTTGTTTACGCTCGGAAACTTCACGTTCATGTTGTTGCGCAGGGGTTTCCTGTTCCGCTTTACCTTCCTCAACGCGGACTTGAAACCGCCGACCATAAAATTCGCTCAAGGCCTCTTCCAGTCGTTGAAGCGCAGCGACACTCGCCAATTGCACATAGGCCGGCGCTATCGTTAGATATAAAGTACTGCCTTCCCGTTTCAAGACCACGCTATTGGCCGCCACCTGGCGCGCCATGCCATTCAGCGGTAAACGCGCCACGACTTCAGCCCAGGATTGCGGCTTTTCTGTTGTGTCAGCAG is a genomic window of Gammaproteobacteria bacterium containing:
- a CDS encoding PilZ domain-containing protein, which gives rise to MDNRWTSRIKLCMNVVIHYSPLGLIRGKTRDISLQGMFVELPNIYLGSDEDIEITFSPPFGKTPRPACVKARVVHSTDNGIGLKLQNYQLSYF
- a CDS encoding TIGR04211 family SH3 domain-containing protein, with product MHCRIPITNEGDDKVKNAFSRLIVIFGFILCSPLMAATSYVSDDFEITLRSEKGSGKKILKMLATGTPLEVLERDDEEGYALVRTSSGTEGWVLTRYLSAQPVAKTRLEAATDRMQKMRTEIKELKDQVDELKSSNANLEKSSTKLSKNEEKLQKEIETIKKVSSDQLALYEENQQLKSELLTLRRDIQNVQQEKIRLEDDSAKDWFLIGAGVCIAGIIGGLVMPNVTSRRRSSWSSL
- the recR gene encoding recombination mediator RecR, with product MSTPSLKHLIDSLRCLPGVGQKTAQRMAMHLLERNRQGARTLYIAINDALEKIRHCQRCRNFSETEICDICSSERRDPNSLCLVESPADLVAIEQSTGFRGMYFVLMGRLSPLDGIGPDELELGQLENRLREGGVDEIILALSSTVEGETTAHYISQMAHNFNIRVSRIAYGVPVGGELEHLDSGTLSHAFAGRQLV
- a CDS encoding ATP-binding protein, with product MEILKPLLLFYAGIIVVNFILMTNLWFFYKNRLYLLSMGLWVGTFVNFGLQGMLDKSALEITLAFSTYFVCSMLLALIMEKTAEIRLPYTRFLMLFAIGVSASIALDATGASFTLVSAPTAIAVAFPMLYAALKCFISVKEKYMTKVYSALLLVNGIHFLDFPFLRPLPDMAVLGFSAAFSFMILLSIFLPIFTTKSISDKYARMLEGEIRERVKVEESLRMAKERAEAATIAKSQFLSNISHELRTPLNGISGIAYVMQLNPHMTENDKENLSTIADSTDRLVSTMDQILAYADLDAGKVTLDNELFNLRDLIAEVFFVFESKAQEKGIQLNYSIESAIPSDVYGDIERLKQILMNLVSNAVIYTPRGKVELDVSMTTQVGGQKILKFAITDTGIGIAADKQQQIFESFSQADNTSTREYDGTGLGLAIVMQLVALMGGNVSLKSKPGYGSTFTFTMKTETRDQASRAA
- a CDS encoding YbaB/EbfC family nucleoid-associated protein, coding for MKGGLGNLMKQAQQMQANLQKAQEEIANLEVTGKAGGGMVEVVVTGRHDVRRVTIDPSLMEEDKEMLEDLIAAAMNDANRVLEQTTRDKMAGLTGGMNLPEGFKLPF